A single region of the Thermodesulfovibrionales bacterium genome encodes:
- a CDS encoding zinc dependent phospholipase C family protein, which produces MKRLVLIILGLNFLFISSSSAFNPGTHIYIAEKVFQIQDNDLYYGSIAPDIAIYADPEKWPFSFEDTHYFYIDLRPYAVNYTQRIFALGWLSHNEVSGADYYAHRINPLGNNICVTNGYYQGYVIEKACKLREITGIDPEFAHMIIESAIDLLLRNRDDRRLGEKLLYSNLFRSAGDLNLLIKVFVWKVKRTDLLTLATAELTFRNLVNRYAIALTLPDPYNKKALAALGSQLALEMFGVEVTEEDALNLLEIAVSLCERDYKNAVDITIREIKKGFNFSK; this is translated from the coding sequence ATGAAAAGATTGGTATTGATTATACTTGGTTTAAATTTTCTATTCATCTCAAGTTCCAGTGCCTTCAATCCTGGAACGCATATTTATATAGCTGAAAAGGTTTTTCAGATCCAGGATAATGACCTTTATTATGGAAGCATCGCACCCGATATAGCAATTTATGCTGATCCTGAAAAATGGCCTTTTTCATTTGAGGATACCCATTATTTCTATATTGACCTCAGGCCATATGCTGTTAATTATACTCAGAGAATATTTGCCCTTGGCTGGCTGAGCCATAATGAAGTCTCTGGAGCTGACTATTATGCCCACAGAATAAATCCCCTTGGAAACAATATATGTGTTACAAACGGATACTATCAGGGATATGTAATAGAGAAGGCCTGTAAGCTAAGAGAAATTACAGGTATTGATCCAGAATTTGCTCACATGATAATAGAATCAGCTATAGACCTTCTGCTCCGTAACAGAGATGATAGAAGACTGGGAGAAAAATTGCTCTACAGTAATCTCTTTCGTTCTGCAGGTGATTTAAATCTTCTGATAAAAGTATTTGTCTGGAAAGTAAAAAGGACAGATTTACTCACCCTTGCCACCGCAGAGCTGACATTCAGAAATCTTGTAAACAGATATGCAATTGCACTTACACTTCCTGATCCTTACAACAAAAAAGCCCTTGCAGCATTGGGCTCCCAGTTAGCCCTTGAGATGTTCGGCGTAGAGGTCACAGAGGAAGACGCTTTAAATCTGCTTGAAATCGCTGTCTCGCTCTGTGAAAGAGATTATAAGAATGCAGTTGATATTACAATCAGAGAGATAAAAAAAGGCTTTAACTTTTCAAAATAG
- a CDS encoding HEPN domain-containing protein: MKWLEEADKKIRAGEILLKENHYDSSCLMSYLAAHISLYQLIEEKEQLFSNPSLVYILKKFSEAPSEILHSAKVLETYSLPLRMPSSIPEGVPSEYIDKTMAEEALRHAKTIMEFVKREMG; this comes from the coding sequence ATGAAATGGCTTGAAGAGGCTGACAAAAAAATCAGAGCCGGAGAAATCCTTCTTAAGGAAAACCATTATGACAGCTCCTGCCTAATGAGCTATCTGGCAGCCCATATCTCTCTTTACCAGCTAATTGAAGAGAAGGAACAGCTATTCTCCAATCCCTCACTGGTATATATCCTTAAGAAATTCTCTGAAGCTCCTTCGGAGATACTCCATTCAGCAAAGGTCCTCGAAACCTACAGTCTTCCATTGAGAATGCCCTCTTCTATTCCAGAGGGAGTCCCGTCTGAATATATTGACAAGACAATGGCAGAGGAGGCACTCAGGCATGCAAAGACCATCATGGAATTCGTTAAAAGAGAAATGGGGTAA
- the trxB gene encoding thioredoxin-disulfide reductase, with amino-acid sequence MAEKELITEDIKNVLRDAFRDLRDEVVIELFTKEGVNDAFNRAAKELLTVLGELSPKIKPAFYSIGDEKSKERNVLRSPTLLIAPDKYNIRFTGAPVGEEGRSLIMTIIMASTGTTVLSEKSLKKLMKLKEKRDVKVYVSPLCPYCPQQVSYAVSAAIFRKELVSVEVIEIYENKDLALELGIVSVPQTYINDILTAPGVESEDDFINSLLNPEAPREGIRFEYTEVPSEPVRKDIVIIGGGPAGLTAAIYAERAGLKTVVLERTTPGGQVAITPVVENYPGFARIPGKTLVELLIQHAAQYTEIHIGEDVKDIHKVDHEFHVKTNRAVYIARAIIIATGASNKRLDVPGEKRFYGRGVSYCAECDGYLFKDGKKVIVVGGGNTALTYALYLKSLGADVTVVHRRDQFRAEMRLQESLIKEGIKVLWNSEVIEITGDKIVKAVKIKNNKDGSIREMPIDGVFIAIGYEPSNRVANMLGLKLDEQGYIVVDSHMRTSMPYVYAAGDITGGVKQIVVAVSQGSLAALSAFEDLKSPYWVEKV; translated from the coding sequence ATGGCAGAAAAAGAGCTAATTACAGAGGATATAAAGAATGTATTGAGAGATGCCTTCAGAGACCTCAGGGATGAGGTTGTCATTGAGCTTTTTACAAAAGAGGGTGTTAATGATGCCTTTAACAGGGCTGCAAAGGAGCTACTAACAGTCCTTGGAGAATTATCTCCAAAGATAAAACCAGCCTTTTATTCTATAGGAGATGAGAAATCAAAAGAGAGGAATGTCCTTAGGTCACCAACCCTCCTTATAGCACCGGATAAATATAATATCCGTTTCACTGGTGCACCGGTTGGAGAAGAGGGCCGCTCCCTTATCATGACCATAATCATGGCATCCACAGGAACAACAGTGCTTTCTGAAAAATCCCTTAAGAAACTAATGAAGCTCAAGGAAAAAAGGGATGTAAAGGTCTATGTAAGCCCTCTCTGTCCTTACTGTCCGCAGCAGGTTAGCTATGCTGTTTCTGCTGCCATTTTCAGGAAAGAATTAGTGAGTGTGGAGGTTATAGAGATATATGAGAACAAAGATCTTGCCCTTGAGCTCGGAATAGTCTCTGTGCCCCAGACCTATATAAATGATATCCTCACAGCACCTGGTGTTGAATCAGAGGATGATTTTATAAATTCCCTTCTCAATCCAGAAGCACCCCGGGAGGGAATAAGGTTTGAATATACAGAGGTTCCTTCAGAACCTGTAAGAAAAGATATTGTTATCATTGGTGGTGGGCCTGCAGGACTGACTGCTGCTATTTACGCAGAGAGGGCAGGCCTGAAGACTGTTGTCCTTGAGAGGACAACCCCTGGTGGACAGGTAGCAATAACACCTGTTGTTGAGAACTATCCTGGATTTGCAAGGATTCCCGGCAAGACCCTTGTTGAGCTCCTCATTCAACATGCTGCGCAGTATACAGAGATACACATCGGTGAGGATGTGAAGGATATACATAAGGTTGACCATGAATTCCATGTTAAGACAAACAGGGCAGTATATATTGCAAGGGCAATAATCATTGCCACAGGTGCATCAAATAAGAGGCTCGATGTCCCTGGAGAAAAGAGATTTTATGGAAGAGGAGTGAGTTACTGCGCAGAGTGTGATGGTTATTTATTCAAGGATGGAAAGAAGGTCATAGTTGTTGGCGGCGGAAACACAGCCCTCACCTATGCCCTTTATCTCAAGTCTCTCGGAGCAGATGTGACTGTTGTGCACAGACGTGATCAGTTCAGGGCTGAAATGAGGCTTCAGGAGAGCTTGATAAAAGAAGGGATAAAGGTCCTCTGGAATTCAGAGGTCATTGAGATAACTGGTGATAAGATTGTTAAGGCAGTAAAGATAAAAAACAATAAAGATGGCTCAATAAGGGAGATGCCTATTGATGGCGTATTCATAGCCATTGGCTATGAGCCTAGCAACAGGGTGGCAAACATGCTAGGCCTTAAACTCGATGAACAGGGATATATAGTGGTGGATTCTCATATGAGGACATCCATGCCCTATGTGTATGCAGCAGGAGATATCACAGGTGGCGTAAAGCAGATAGTAGTAGCAGTTTCACAGGGATCACTTGCTGCTCTCTCAGCCTTTGAGGACTTAAAAAGTCCATACTGGGTTGAGAAGGTTTAA
- the ribD gene encoding bifunctional diaminohydroxyphosphoribosylaminopyrimidine deaminase/5-amino-6-(5-phosphoribosylamino)uracil reductase RibD, with amino-acid sequence MSSDIFYMKRALRLARKALGMTSPNPLVGAVVVRSGRIIAEGYHERPGLPHAEAVALERAGSKAKGATLYVNLEPCCHLDKRTPPCAQAIIKAGIKRVVIGMIDPNPKVSGRGVELLRKAGIEVKTGVLEEEARRLNEFYIKHITTGLPFVILKIAMTLDGKIATEKGESKWITSLSSRRYVHRLRSSVDAVLTAIGTVKADDPELTVRYVKGKNPVRVVIDPDFETPLNARVMNTPPATIIFTKRTDHPPLPQGVSIEYFESERLNLKDALKRLYQKGITSVLIEGGSSLNYYALKDEIVDKVLFFIAPKIIGGKDSLTPVGGISTGLENPWRLKDIKIRRLEEDILIEGYIEK; translated from the coding sequence ATGTCCTCAGATATCTTTTATATGAAGAGGGCTTTAAGGCTTGCAAGGAAAGCACTCGGTATGACCTCACCAAATCCCCTTGTGGGTGCAGTGGTTGTAAGGTCAGGCAGGATTATTGCTGAAGGCTATCATGAAAGACCAGGGCTTCCCCATGCAGAGGCAGTGGCACTTGAGAGGGCAGGCTCAAAAGCAAAAGGAGCTACCCTTTATGTGAATCTTGAACCGTGCTGCCATCTTGACAAGAGAACCCCGCCCTGTGCACAGGCTATTATTAAGGCAGGAATAAAAAGGGTTGTTATCGGTATGATTGATCCAAACCCAAAGGTATCGGGAAGGGGTGTTGAACTTTTAAGAAAGGCAGGTATAGAGGTCAAAACAGGGGTTCTTGAGGAGGAGGCAAGGCGGCTTAATGAGTTTTATATAAAACACATAACTACAGGCTTACCCTTTGTTATTTTAAAAATTGCAATGACACTTGATGGAAAGATCGCAACTGAAAAGGGTGAATCAAAATGGATTACCTCTCTTAGCTCCAGAAGATATGTTCATAGATTAAGAAGTTCAGTAGATGCTGTTCTCACAGCAATCGGTACAGTTAAGGCTGACGATCCTGAGCTCACGGTGAGATATGTTAAGGGAAAGAATCCTGTAAGGGTTGTTATAGACCCTGATTTTGAGACTCCTCTTAACGCAAGGGTTATGAATACCCCGCCAGCTACAATAATATTTACAAAAAGGACAGACCACCCTCCTTTACCCCAGGGTGTTTCGATTGAGTATTTTGAATCTGAAAGGCTCAACCTTAAAGATGCCCTTAAGAGGCTGTATCAGAAAGGTATCACCTCTGTGTTAATAGAAGGTGGTTCATCCCTTAATTATTATGCCCTAAAGGATGAGATAGTTGATAAGGTCTTATTTTTCATTGCTCCGAAGATAATAGGTGGTAAAGATTCTCTCACTCCTGTAGGAGGAATATCTACAGGTCTTGAGAATCCATGGAGGTTGAAGGATATAAAGATAAGGCGTCTTGAGGAAGATATTCTTATTGAAGGTTATATAGAAAAATAA